One genomic segment of Gottschalkia acidurici 9a includes these proteins:
- a CDS encoding MerR family transcriptional regulator produces the protein MTVYRTSEIAKIIGIHPNTVRLYERLNLISKPERQSNGYRIFTDLHLEQFKLARTALKVEILQNGLRKKVIDIIKASANKNFDKSIILAKSYLQQIKTEQKNAEEAIEIVTKVLSKTNQRTNKLYLTRKETANYLQISIDTLRNWEMNGLLTVKRKHNGYRVYTDKDIDQLKIIRSLRCANYSLSAILRMLGALSNNSKVDIRKIIDTPNENEDIVSAYDKLLTSLSHAEQNVLDIIARLEKMQEKFKTNPTP, from the coding sequence ATGACGGTATATAGAACATCTGAAATTGCAAAAATAATCGGCATACATCCCAATACTGTGAGACTTTATGAGAGATTAAATTTAATATCTAAGCCAGAACGACAGTCAAATGGATACCGTATATTTACTGATCTTCACTTAGAACAATTCAAACTCGCAAGAACTGCTTTAAAAGTAGAGATTCTGCAAAATGGATTGCGAAAGAAAGTAATTGATATTATCAAAGCTTCAGCTAATAAAAATTTTGATAAGTCCATTATCCTTGCAAAAAGTTACTTGCAACAAATTAAGACTGAACAGAAGAATGCTGAAGAAGCTATAGAAATTGTGACAAAAGTATTATCTAAAACTAATCAAAGAACTAACAAATTGTATCTCACTAGAAAGGAAACAGCTAATTATCTGCAAATCTCAATAGATACCTTAAGAAATTGGGAAATGAACGGTTTGCTGACTGTGAAGAGAAAACACAACGGTTATCGTGTATATACTGATAAAGATATTGATCAATTAAAAATCATTCGCTCTCTTCGCTGTGCAAATTACTCACTTTCTGCTATTTTGAGAATGCTAGGAGCTTTATCTAACAATTCCAAAGTTGACATAAGAAAGATAATTGATACTCCAAATGAAAATGAGGATATCGTCTCTGCATATGATAAGCTACTCACATCTTTGTCTCATGCTGAGCAAAATGTACTAGATATAATTGCTCGCCTTGAAAAGATGCAAGAAAAATTCAAAACAAACCCTACACCTTAA
- a CDS encoding GNAT family N-acetyltransferase yields MRIEELSINQRENVYNNHLTVDFPESEVKPLKQIEGLIEKDNYVCYGFFEGEDLLGYTYFVKTKSSNTLLLDYFAVNKQYRSNGIGSKIIGSIKDKLHGKYSLLLGEVENPEFACDDNDRSMRERRIAFYLKNGFKVSSVKSSVSVDDYIIITLNLSKELNDKEIYQEMSEIYRVMFGEKFFNEHINISI; encoded by the coding sequence ATGAGAATAGAAGAATTATCAATAAATCAAAGAGAGAATGTTTATAATAATCACTTAACGGTAGACTTTCCTGAGAGTGAAGTTAAACCACTTAAACAGATTGAAGGTTTAATTGAGAAAGATAATTATGTTTGCTATGGCTTTTTTGAGGGTGAGGATCTGTTAGGATATACATACTTTGTAAAAACTAAAAGTTCTAATACGTTATTATTAGATTATTTTGCTGTTAACAAGCAATATAGATCTAATGGTATTGGTAGTAAAATTATTGGATCTATAAAAGACAAACTTCATGGTAAGTATTCATTATTACTTGGTGAAGTTGAAAATCCAGAGTTTGCATGTGATGATAATGATAGATCTATGAGAGAACGTCGTATTGCATTTTATTTAAAAAATGGATTTAAAGTAAGTAGTGTGAAAAGTAGTGTTTCAGTAGATGATTATATAATAATAACTTTAAACTTGAGTAAAGAATTAAATGATAAAGAAATTTATCAAGAAATGAGTGAAATCTATCGTGTTATGTTTGGGGAAAAGTTCTTTAATGAACATATCAATATTTCAATATAG